Proteins co-encoded in one Hymenobacter swuensis DY53 genomic window:
- the cphA gene encoding cyanophycin synthetase, with protein MKIIDLRTMRGPSYWSVKHYKLIVMKVDLQDLADVWSNAMPVLAERLPMLLPELGQPQPAESEKSAQKHPPLTDEQLADGEPLGHVIQHVALALQRMAGMPVYWGKSYPAHQEGVEFVVFSYQEERAGRMAAEAAVQLVDDLCHGREVNVKPIIDELHEIREEEFFGPSTWSIVSEAASRNIPYIQLKNSSIIQLGYGVNQKRIWATTTSYTSHAGVEVAGNKNRTKAMLKDSGVPVPNGTTVYSEDGLRDAVEELGFPIVTKPLDGNHGKGATIRITNWEDAVEGLKAAQKYSRAVIVEQFIEGDDYRMLVVNGKLIAAAKRTPAAVKGNGTKTIQQLIDEVNTDSRRGVGHEKVLTSIKADQHTIDLLSKQDLTLESVLPAGRELYLKSTANISTGGTATDVTDLVHPYNLLLAERVAGIVGLDICGIDLLTSDIAIPLNETRGAVIEVNAAPGFRMHISPTEGLPRNVAAPVVDMLFPTGSTARIPIFAVTGTNGKTTTSQLLAHIVASKGYKVGFTTTNGIYIQGVQLQSGDCTGGQSAEFVLKDPTVNFAVLETARGGMLRSGLGFHTCDVAIVTNVAADHLGMRDIYTVEEMAAVKGVLPRTVRKNGWAVLNADDDLVYAMREKLECRVALFSMDEHNPRIREHAENGGLAAVYEEGYITIYKNSYKLRIDRAAEFPITFGGRATFNIENSLAAALACYCYGFDKDEIKQALRTFVPSAAKTPGRMNVYKFPQFEVIVDYAHNTHGIEKFAQFLNATEATHKVGVISGLGDRRDEDTLGFSRIAGTIFDEIILRQDRDLRGKTAEQLKEIMERGLRLDNRDLPITYIENEMDAIDHVLATAKAGSVIVMFTENIKATLKKLDDFEASLAQ; from the coding sequence CACGTTATCCAGCACGTCGCGTTGGCGTTGCAACGGATGGCAGGCATGCCTGTGTACTGGGGTAAATCGTATCCGGCGCACCAGGAAGGCGTGGAGTTTGTGGTGTTCAGCTACCAGGAGGAGCGCGCTGGCCGCATGGCCGCCGAGGCTGCCGTGCAGTTAGTGGATGACCTGTGCCACGGCCGGGAAGTGAACGTGAAGCCGATTATCGACGAGCTGCACGAAATCCGGGAGGAGGAGTTTTTTGGGCCCAGCACTTGGAGTATTGTTTCTGAGGCGGCCTCGCGCAATATCCCGTACATCCAGCTCAAGAACAGCAGCATCATCCAGTTGGGCTACGGGGTAAACCAGAAGCGTATCTGGGCCACCACCACCAGCTATACCTCGCACGCGGGCGTGGAAGTGGCCGGCAATAAGAACCGTACCAAGGCCATGCTCAAGGATTCGGGCGTGCCCGTGCCCAATGGCACCACGGTGTACTCGGAGGACGGCCTGCGCGACGCGGTGGAGGAGTTGGGCTTCCCCATCGTGACCAAGCCGCTCGACGGTAACCACGGCAAAGGTGCCACCATCCGCATCACCAACTGGGAAGATGCTGTGGAAGGTCTGAAAGCCGCTCAGAAGTATTCCCGGGCCGTCATTGTGGAGCAGTTCATTGAGGGCGACGATTACCGCATGCTGGTGGTGAACGGCAAGCTCATTGCCGCCGCTAAACGTACGCCCGCTGCCGTAAAGGGCAACGGTACCAAAACCATCCAGCAGCTTATTGATGAAGTAAATACCGATTCGCGCCGGGGCGTGGGCCATGAGAAGGTCCTAACCAGCATCAAGGCCGATCAACACACCATCGACCTGCTAAGCAAGCAGGACCTGACGCTGGAGTCGGTGCTGCCGGCTGGTAGGGAGCTGTACCTGAAAAGTACCGCCAACATTAGCACCGGCGGTACTGCCACTGATGTAACTGACTTGGTACACCCCTATAACCTGCTGCTGGCTGAGCGCGTGGCTGGCATCGTGGGCCTCGATATCTGCGGTATTGACCTGCTCACATCCGATATTGCCATTCCGCTAAACGAGACGCGCGGAGCCGTTATTGAGGTGAATGCCGCGCCGGGTTTCCGGATGCACATTTCACCAACCGAGGGCCTGCCGCGCAACGTGGCTGCGCCAGTGGTGGATATGCTGTTCCCGACCGGCAGCACCGCCCGTATTCCGATTTTTGCGGTAACCGGTACCAACGGCAAAACCACTACCTCGCAGCTGCTGGCGCACATCGTGGCCAGCAAAGGCTACAAGGTTGGCTTCACTACCACCAACGGCATCTACATCCAGGGCGTGCAGCTACAGAGCGGTGACTGCACCGGCGGCCAGAGCGCCGAGTTCGTGCTAAAAGACCCGACTGTAAACTTCGCGGTGCTGGAAACAGCCCGGGGCGGGATGCTCCGCTCGGGGCTAGGTTTCCATACTTGCGACGTGGCCATCGTGACCAACGTAGCCGCCGACCACCTAGGGATGCGCGATATTTATACGGTGGAGGAAATGGCGGCCGTGAAGGGCGTACTGCCACGTACCGTGCGCAAAAACGGCTGGGCCGTCCTCAATGCCGACGACGACCTAGTGTACGCCATGCGCGAGAAGCTGGAGTGCCGGGTGGCGTTGTTCAGCATGGATGAGCACAACCCCCGCATCCGGGAGCACGCCGAAAACGGCGGCTTGGCGGCTGTATATGAGGAAGGTTACATAACCATCTACAAGAATAGCTACAAGCTGCGCATTGACCGGGCGGCAGAATTCCCGATTACGTTTGGGGGGCGGGCTACCTTCAACATCGAAAACTCGCTGGCGGCGGCCCTGGCCTGCTACTGCTACGGGTTCGATAAGGACGAAATCAAGCAGGCGTTGCGCACGTTTGTGCCTTCGGCAGCCAAAACGCCTGGCCGCATGAACGTGTACAAGTTCCCGCAATTCGAGGTGATTGTGGATTACGCACACAATACCCACGGCATCGAGAAATTTGCTCAGTTTCTGAACGCCACCGAAGCCACGCACAAAGTAGGTGTGATATCGGGTCTGGGTGACCGGCGCGACGAGGATACGTTGGGCTTTTCCCGCATTGCCGGCACTATTTTCGATGAAATAATACTGCGTCAGGACCGGGATTTGCGCGGCAAAACTGCCGAGCAGCTCAAGGAAATCATGGAGCGGGGCCTCCGCCTGGATAACCGCGATTTGCCCATCACCTACATCGAAAACGAGATGGATGCCATTGACCACGTGCTTGCTACTGCTAAGGCCGGCTCCGTTATCGTGATGTTCACGGAAAACATCAAAGCCACGCTGAAAAAGCTCGACGACTTCGAGGCCTCTCTGGCGCAATAA
- a CDS encoding GNAT family N-acetyltransferase, producing the protein MIPPFSLQPTLETNTIRLLPLQAADFAELYAVAADPKVWEQHPNKDRWQRPVFFNFFEGAIQSQGAFKIVDKATNVTLGSTRLYDYSTEDNSILIGYTFYGTQSWGKGVNLAVKRLLLNYAFQFVDAVRFHIGAENIRSQIAIQRLGARKVAEQEVAYYGEPSKLNFVFEITKQDWTAHPVSS; encoded by the coding sequence ATGATACCCCCCTTTTCCCTACAACCCACGTTGGAAACCAACACAATTCGGCTACTTCCGTTGCAGGCTGCTGATTTCGCCGAGTTGTACGCCGTTGCCGCTGACCCCAAGGTGTGGGAGCAGCACCCCAACAAAGACCGATGGCAACGGCCGGTATTCTTTAACTTCTTCGAAGGTGCTATCCAGAGTCAGGGAGCTTTCAAAATCGTGGATAAGGCCACCAATGTCACTCTGGGCAGCACCCGCCTCTACGACTATAGCACCGAAGACAACAGTATCCTCATCGGTTATACCTTTTATGGAACCCAGTCTTGGGGCAAGGGCGTCAATCTGGCCGTGAAAAGGCTGCTTCTGAACTATGCGTTTCAATTTGTGGACGCCGTCCGCTTTCACATAGGGGCCGAAAACATACGCTCTCAGATTGCCATCCAGCGCCTAGGGGCCCGCAAAGTTGCCGAGCAGGAAGTGGCATATTACGGCGAGCCTTCCAAGCTAAACTTTGTATTTGAAATAACGAAACAAGACTGGACAGCTCATCCAGTCAGTTCTTAA